One window from the genome of Penaeus monodon isolate SGIC_2016 chromosome 4, NSTDA_Pmon_1, whole genome shotgun sequence encodes:
- the LOC119572414 gene encoding uncharacterized protein LOC119572414, protein MTGVRGLASNSFLLALVGASTRGAFNTSTCQVLTLAHFCASPRRHNSRALSKMVALKALFVLATCTLVSGSAIPIWELLTKQEKMGRLMYVFIHLVDQYCKDSNIPDCQKVLTLYGMSNLVNEEENSLDFMDPYQRDSRSIIWEKVMKGDFKLPSGKTFYSNDPSSADDEDYELVNEVRDSSYPSSLSFRKNTNDPHPYAVRVPAPVKVATAHARAQTQADAQVGGISSSHPYAVRVAREATILSPQPVGIEASADFKPIRSERRLNPVFIQRILPRPFVTSFNSRRNSS, encoded by the exons ATGACAGGCGTGCGCGGACTCGCCAGCAACAGTTTCTTACTAGCTCTCGTTGGAGCAAGTACCCGAGGAGCCTTTAACACGAGCACCTGTCAAGTATTGACCCTCGCACACTTTTGTGCATCGCCGCGTCGACACAACTCACGTGCACTCTCCAAGATGGTCGCGCTGAAGGCCCTGTTCGTCCTTGCCACCTGCACCCTCGTGTCTGGGTCGGCTATTCCCATTTGGGAACTTCTCACCAAGCAAGAGAAG ATGGGTCGCCTCATGTATGTCTTCATCCACCTGGTAGACCAGTATTGCAAGGATTCGAACATTCCTG ATTGCCAGAAGGTCCTGACACTCTATGGGATGTCCAATTTGGTGAACGAGGAAGAAAACTCCCTAGACTTCATGGACCCTTACCAGAGGGACTCCCGCAGCATCATCTGGGAGAAAGTCATGAAGGGCGACTTCAAGCTGCCATCTGGCAAGACTTTCTACTCTAATGACCCATCATCGGCCGACGATGAAG ATTACGAGCTTGTAAACGAGGTGCGTGACAGTTCGTATCCTTCCAGCCTTTCCTTCCGCAAGAACACCAACGACCCTCACCCGTACGCCGTTCGAGTGCCCGCCCCCGTCAAGGTTGCTACTGCCCACGCCCGCGCCCAAACCCAAGCTGATGCCCAGGTCGGCGGCATCTCTAGCAGCCACCCATACGCCGTCCGAGTGGCCCGCGAGGCAACCATCCTCAGCCCCCAGCCCGTGGGCATCGAGGCCAGCGCCGACTTCAAGCCCATAAGGAGCGAGAGGAGATTGAATCCCGTCTTCATCCAGCGCATCCTGCCACGTCCCTTCGTCACCTCCTTCAACAGCAGGAGGAACTCGTCTTGA